In Cyclopterus lumpus isolate fCycLum1 chromosome 17, fCycLum1.pri, whole genome shotgun sequence, a genomic segment contains:
- the LOC117746916 gene encoding regulator of nonsense transcripts 1-like encodes MSVEAYGPSSQTLTFLDTEEAELLGADTQGSEYDFTDFTLPSQTQTRTQSQLDRQVNGPDILQNGDDSVIKASQLLAELNFEEDEEDAYYTKDLPLHACSYCGIHDPACVVYCNTSKKWFCNGRGNTSGSHIVNHLVRAKSKEVTLHKDGPLGETVLECYNCGCRNVFPLGFIPAKADSVVVLLCRQPCASQSSLKDINWDSSQWQPLIQDRCFLSWLVKIPSEQEQLRARQITAQQINKLEELWKVNPTATLEDLEKPGVDEEPNHVLLRYEDAYQYQNIFGPLVKLEADYDKKLKESQTQDNITVRWDLGLNKKRIAYFTLPKTDSDMRLMQGDEICLRYKGDLAPPWKGIGHVIKVPDNYGDEIAIELRSSAGAPVEIPHHFQVDFVWKSTSFDRMQSALKTFAVDETSVSGYIYHKLLGHEVEDVVIKCQLPKRFTAQGLPDLNHSQVYAVKTVLQRPLSLIQGPPGTGKTVTSATIVYHLARQGNGPVLVCAPSNIAVDQLTEKIHQTGLKVVRLCAKSREAIDSPVSFLALHNQTRNMDSMPELQKLQQLKDETGELSSSDEKRYRALRRTAERELLMNADVICCTCVGAGDPRLAKMQFRSILIDESTQATEPECMVPVVLGAKQLILVGDHCQLGPVVMCKKAAKAGLSQSLFERLVVLGIRPIRLQVQYRMHPALSAFPSNIFYEGSLQNGVTAADRVKKGFDFQWPQPDKPMFFYVTQGQEEIASSGTSYLNRTEAANVEKITTRLLKAGAKPNQIGIITPYEGQRSYLVQYMQFSGSLHTKLYQEVEIASVDAFQGREKDFIILSCVRANEHQGIGFLNDPRRLNVALTRARYGVIIVGNPKALSKQPLWNHLLNYYKEQKVLVEGPLNNLRESLMQFSKPRKLVNTINPGGRFMSTAMYDAREALIPGSVYDRNSNGRSSNMYFQTHDQIGMIGTGPGPMTSLNIPIPFNLVMPPIPPPGYMGQVNGPSAGRGGGMKGKAGSGGGGGARGGRQRNRGNMGNHSGGNGGADRRGGHMSGSQTSQDLGSQPFSQGPLTQGYINMSQPSQMSQPGLSQPELSQDSYLGDEFKSQIDVALSQDSTYQGERAYQHGVTGLSQY; translated from the exons ATGAGTGTGGAGGCGTACGGGCCGAGCTCGCAGACTCTCACGTTCCTCGACACCGAGGAAGCCGAGCTGCTGGGAGCGGACACCCAGGGCTCCGAGTACGACTTCACCGACTTCACCCTGCCGAGCCAGACCCAGACCCGGACCCAGAGTCAGCTAGACCGCCAG gTGAATGGCCCTGACATACTCCAGAATGGGGACGACTCTGTCATAAAAGCCAGTCAGCTGCTCGCAGAGTTGAACtttgaggaggatgaggaggacgcCTACTACACCAAGGACCTGCCTCTACATGCCTGCAg TTACTGTGGTATTCATGATCCAGCCTGTGTGGTCTACTGCAACACCAGCAAGAAATGGTTTTGTAATGGCCGTGGAAACACATCCGGCAG CCACATTGTAAACCACCTGGTGAGAGCAAAGTCCAAGGAGGTGACCTTGCATAAAGATGGCCCTCTGGGGGAAACAGTGCTGGAGTGCTACAACTGTGGCTGTCGCAATGTCTTCCCTCTGGGTTTCATCCCTGCCAAAGCCGACTCGGTAGTGGTGCTATTGTGCAG GCAGCCATGTGCCAGCCAGAGCAGCCTGAAGGACATCAACTGGGACAGCTCACAGTGGCAGCCTCTCATCCAGGACCGCTGCTTCCTGTCCTGGCTGGTGAAAATCCCTTCAGAGCAGGAGCAGCTCAGGGCTCGTCAGATCACCGCCCAGCAGATCAACAAGCTGGAAGAACTCTGGAAG GTAAATCCCACTGCAACCTTGGAGGACCTGGAGAAGCCTGGTGTGGATGAGGAGCCCAACCATGTGCTGCTCCGCTATGAGGATGCCTACCAGTACCAGAACATCTTTGGTCCTCTTGTGAAGCTGGAGGCTGACTACGATAAAAAACTTAAAGAGTCTCAG ACTCAAGACAACATCACTGTTCGATGGGACTTGGGCCTGAATAAAAAGAGGATTGCTTATTTCACTCTTCCCAAGACGGACTCGG ACATGCGACTGATGCAGGGAGATGAAATTTGCCTGAGGTACAAAGGAGACCTGGCCCCTCCATGGAAAGGCATTGGACATGTCATCAAAGTCCCTGATA ATTATGGTGATGAGATTGCCATAGAGCTAAGGAGCAGTGCCGGGGCTCCAGTGGAGATCCCACACCATTTTCAGGTCGACTTTGTATGGAAGTCCACTTCCTTTGACAG gaTGCAGAGTGCCCTGAAGACGTTTGCGGTGGATGAAACTTCAGTGTCTGGTTACATCTACCACAAGCTGCTGGGACATGAGGTAGAGGATGTGGTCATAAAGTGTCAGCTGCCCAAACGCTTCACTGCTCAAGGCCTGCCCGACCTTAACCACTCACAG GTGTACGCTGTGAAGACAGTGCTGCAGCGTCCTCTCAGTCTGATCCAGGGGCCTCCTGGCACAGGGAAGACGGTAACCTCAGCGACCATCGTCTACCACCTGGCCAGACAGGGCAACGG GCCAGTGCTGGTGTGTGCTCCCAGTAACATTGCCGTCGACCAGCTGACAGAGAAGATCCATCAGACAGGCCTCAAGGTTGTGAGGCTGTGTGCCAAGAGCAGGGAGGCTATCGACTCGCCGGTGTCCTTCCTGGCACTGCACAACCAGACCCGTAACATGGACAG TATGCCAGAACTACAGAAGCTCCAACAGCTGAAGGACGAGACTGGAGAGCTGTCCTCCTCAGACGAGAAGCGCTACAGAGCTCTGAGACGCACTGCTGAGAGGGAGCTGCTTATG AATGCCGATGTGATCTGCTGTACCTGTGTCGGGGCAGGGGATCCTCGTCTGGCTAAGATGCAGTTCCGCTCAATCCTGATTGATGAGAGCACCCAGGCCACTGAACCCGAGTGCATGGTGCCCGTCGTCCTGGGGGCTAAACAG TTGATTCTGGTGGGTGATCACTGCCAGCTGGGCCCTGTGGTGATGTGTAAGAAGGCAGCCAAAGCAGGTCTGTCCCAGTCGCTGTTTGAGCGTCTAGTAGTTTTGGGGATCCGGCCAATCCGTCTGCAGGTCCAGTACCGCATGCATCCGGCCCTCAGTGCCTTCCCCTCCAACATTTTCTATGAGGGCTCTCTGCAGAATGGGGTCACTGCCG CGGACCGTGTGAAGAAAGGATTTGACTTCCAGTGGCCGCAGCCTGACAAGCCTATGTTCTTTTATGTCACCCAAGGCCAAGAGGAAATAGCCAGCTCTGGAACATCCTATCTCAACAG GACTGAGGCAGCCAATGTGGAGAAAATAACCACAAGGTTGCTGAAAGCTGGAGCCAAACCCAATCAGATTGGCATTATTACACCCTATGAGGGACAGAGGTCCTACCTGGTCCAGTACATGCAGTTCAGTGGCTCCCTCCACACCAAACTCTACCAG GAGGTGGAAATAGCCAGCGTGGATGCCTTTCAAGGCAGAGAGAAGGACTTCATCATCCTGTCCTGTGTGAGGGCGAATGAGCACCAGGGCATCGGCTTCCTCAATGATCCCAGACGTCTCAACGTGGCACTCACCAGGGCCAG GTATGGTGTGATTATTGTGGGAAACCCCAAGGCCCTGTCCAAGCAGCCTCTTTGGAACCACCTGTTGAACTACTACAAGGAGCAGAAGGTCCTGGTTGAAGGGCCCCTTAACAATCTGAGGGAGAGCCTCATGCAATTCAGCAAGCCCCGCAAGCTTGTCAACACCATCAACCCT GGGGGTCGATTTATGAGCACAGCCATGTATGATGCTAGGGAAGCCCTCATTCCTGGATCTGTTTATGACCGGAACAGTAACG GACGGTCGTCCAATATGTATTTCCAGACCCACGACCAGATTGGTATGATCGGCACAGGTCCCGGTCCTATGACTTCCCTGAACATCCCCATCCCCTTCAACCTTGTGATGCCCCCCATACCTCCACCTGGGTACATGGGGCAGGTCAATGGACCCTCTGCAG GTCGTGGTGGAGGAATGAAAGGCAAGGCaggcagtggaggaggaggcggggctcgAGGTGGGCGTCAAAGAAACCGTGGCAACATGGGAAACCACAgtggaggaaatggaggagcAGACCGGCGTGGAGGCCACATGAGTGGCAGCCAGACCAGCCAGGATTTGGGCTCCCAGCCCTTCTCCCAGGGGCCTCTGACTCAGGGCTACATCAACATGAGCCAGCCCTCTCAGATGAGCCAGCCTGGACTCTCCCAGCCTGAACTCTCACAG GACAGTTACCTAGGAGACGAGTTCAAGTCCCAGATTGATGTGGCTTTGTCGCAGGACTCCACCTACCAGGGGGAGCGGGCCTACCAACACGGTGTGACTGGGCTGTCCCAGTACTAG
- the pgpep1 gene encoding pyroglutamyl-peptidase 1: MANKKKVIVTGFEPFGKHAVNSSWVAVQELERLGLGEAVDLHVCEVPVEYQAVQGILPSLWKEHKPQLMVHVGVSGLTTTVTLEQCGHNKGYKRLDNCSFCPASQCCMDSGPDCIHSVLDMDTVCGRVNDSGLGVTISVSKDAGRYLCDYTYYTSLYLGQGHSAFIHVPPLGKPYSSQDLGRALQAAIQEMLKLLELDHKHHQHCNHKHQHQHEHY, translated from the exons ATGGCAAATAAGAAGAAAGTAATAGTAACAG GGTTTGAGCCTTTTGGAAAGCATGCGGTGAACTCCAGCTGGGTGGCAGTACAG GAACTGGAGCGATTGGGGCTGGGTGAAGCAGTAGACCTTCATGTGTGTGAGGTGCCTGTTGAATACCAGGCTGTTCAGGGCATACTGCCGTCTCTGTGGAAAGAGCACAAGCCCCAG CTGATGGTCCATGTCGGTGTTTCTGGGTTAACCACCACTGTCACTCTGGAGCAGTGCGGCCACAACAAGGGTTACAAGCGCCTGGACAACTGCAGCTTCTGCCCAGCTTCCCAGTGCTGCATGGACAGCGGCCCCGACTGCATACACTCTGTCCTGGACATGGATACAGTCTGCGGAAGGGTCAATGACTCCGGCCTCGGGGTCACTATTTCTGTATCTAAGGATGCTGGACG GTATCTGTGTGACTACACCTACTACACCTCTCTGTACCTGGGGCAGGGCCACTCTGCCTTCATCCATGTGCCTCCACTTGGAAAACCCTACAGCAGCCAGGACCTGGGCAGAGCTCTTCAGGCCGCTATACAGGAGATGCTGAAACTGCTGGAACTGGATCACAAACACCACCAGCACTGCAATCACAAGCACCAACACCAGCATGAGCACTACTGA
- the LOC117746918 gene encoding transcription factor jun-D-like, with translation METTLYLGTVNTPRVSSIYSQSTMMKKDINLNLDHHNPELKTNPLRDTDGLLNSPDLGLLKLTSPDLERLIIQSNGLVTTGNPASQFLYPKSASEEQEFAEGFVKALEDLHKQNQLSEAGCVSVDRLELLGSAHAVGSGGLQTTDLPVYTTLNGYAASPLGATSINYSTDTIPFPPPPSHLASAQQQAAAAAVLSRLQSAGLVKDEPQTVPDMQCFGDSPPLSPIDMDNQERIKAERKKLRNRVAASKCRKRKLERISRLEDKVKNLKTQNTELASTASVLREQVAQLKQKVMNHVSSGCQLLPNQVQAY, from the coding sequence ATGGAAACAACCCTCTACCTAGGCACCGTGAACACTCCGAGGGTCTCCAGCATCTATTCCCAGAGCACGATGATGAAGAAGGATATTAATCTGAACCTGGACCACCACAACCCCGAGCTCAAAACAAACCCGCTACGGGACACCGACGGACTTCTCAACTCCCCGGACTTGGGACTCTTGAAACTAACCTCCCCAGACCTGGAGCGCCTTATCATCCAGTCAAACGGTCTGGTGACCACCGGCAACCCGGCCTCCCAATTCCTCTACCCGAAGTCCGCCAGTGAGGAGCAGGAGTTCGCGGAAGGCTTCGTCAAGGCGCTGGAGGATCTTCACAAGCAGAATCAGCTGAGCGAAGCGGGGTGCGTCTCCGTGGACAGACTGGAGCTCCTCGGATCAGCACACGCAGTCGGCTCCGGCGGGCTTCAGACAACAGACCTTCCGGTTTACACCACTCTGAACGGCTATGCGGCCAGTCCGCTCGGAGCCACCTCCATCAACTACTCCACGGACACCATCCCCTTCCCACCGCCTCCGTCTCATCTGGCCAGCGCGCAGCAACAGGCGGCTGCTGCGGCGGTTCTGTCACGACTCCAGTCTGCCGGGTTGGTGAAGGACGAGCCTCAGACTGTTCCAGACATGCAGTGCTTCGGGGACAgcccccctctgtctcccatTGATATGGACAACCAGGAGCGCATCAAGGCGGAGAGGAAAAAACTGCGGAACCGGGTAGCCGCCTCCAAATGCCGCAAGAGAAAACTGGAGAGGATCTCTCGACTGGAGGACAAGGTCAAGAACCTAAAAACGCAAAATACCGAGCTGGCCTCCACAGCCAGCGTCCTCAGGGAGCAAGTGGCCCAGCTGAAGCAGAAGGTGATGAACCATGTCAGCAGCGGATGTCAGCTTTTACCAAACCAGGTCCAGGCTTACTAA
- the LOC117746919 gene encoding ras-related protein Rab-3A-like: MMASANATYGQKESSDQNFDYMFKILIIGNSSVGKTSFLFRYADDSFTPAFVSTVGIDFKVKTIYRNDKRIKLQIWDTAGQERYRTITTAYYRGAMGFILMYDMTNEESFNAVQDWSTQIKTYSWDNAQVLLVGNKCDMEDERVVASERGRQLSEQLGFEHFEASAKDNINVKQTFERLVDIICEKMSDSLDNNDPTVTGSKQGPQLSEQPQRSHQDCAC; this comes from the exons ATG ATGGCGTCTGCAAATGCCACATACGGACAGAAGGAGTCCTCGGACCAGAACTTTGATTACATGTTTAAAATCCTCATCATTGGCAACAGCAGCGTAGGAAAGACTTCCTTCCTTTTCCGCTATGCAGACGATTCGTTCACGCCAGCCTTTGTCAGCACAGTGGGCATCGACTTCAAGGTGAAGACCATCTACAGGAACGACAAGAGGATAAAGCTGCAGATATGG GACACTGCTGGCCAGGAGCGCTACAGGACAATCACCACAGCTTACTACAGGGGAGCCATGGGCTTCATCCTCATGTATGACATGACCAACGAGGAGTCCTTCAATGCCGTTCAAGACTG GTCAACCCAGATCAAGACATACTCATGGGACAATGCCCAGGTCCTCTTGGTGGGGAACAAGTGTGATATGGAGGATGAACGAGTGGTGGCCTCCGAGAGGGGCAGACAGCTGTCGGAACAGCTGG GCTTTGAGCACTTCGAAGCAAGTGCTAAAGATAATATTAATGTGAAGCAGACCTTCGAACGGCTGGTGGACATCATCTGTGAGAAGATGTCAGACAGTCTGGACAACAACGACCCGACTGTTACTGGTTCTAAACAGGGACCGCAGCTCAGCGAGCAGCCACAAAGGTCCCATCAGGATTGTGCTTGCTAa